From Nocardioides daedukensis, the proteins below share one genomic window:
- a CDS encoding SAV_6107 family HEPN domain-containing protein, producing MTAKNPTTPNPYCLPATTHSYLERAAESLREAITTTEVPTRYACAHVAALRAAAALIAARSVPVPTSSRRRAQKNAWVLLAEIAPELSEWAAFFSAGASKRAAAEAGSTRAVNEREADDLVRESDRFLAIVEQALGLAPHMPFEEQLPWRPGLSA from the coding sequence ATGACTGCGAAGAACCCCACCACCCCCAACCCCTACTGCCTCCCGGCAACCACCCACTCCTACCTCGAGCGGGCGGCCGAGTCACTGCGTGAGGCGATCACGACGACCGAGGTCCCGACCCGCTATGCGTGCGCACACGTCGCCGCACTGCGAGCAGCCGCGGCCCTGATCGCCGCCCGCTCCGTCCCGGTTCCCACGAGCAGCCGCCGTCGGGCCCAGAAGAACGCCTGGGTGCTGCTGGCGGAGATCGCTCCCGAGCTGTCCGAGTGGGCCGCCTTCTTCTCCGCCGGTGCCAGCAAGCGCGCCGCAGCAGAGGCAGGCTCCACCCGCGCGGTCAACGAGCGCGAGGCAGACGACCTGGTCCGTGAGTCGGACCGGTTCCTGGCCATCGTCGAGCAGGCCCTCGGACTGGCACCACACATGCCGTTCGAGGAACAACTGCCCTGGCGACCCGGGCTCAGTGCCTGA
- a CDS encoding DUF6504 family protein, translating into MRRYDDPVEVRRGMVGQGDRQVEAPEQFLWRGTLWKVREVVAHWVETGPWWQSAGARAVVGTDVAVEDRQRLSVLSGDLLAEREMWRVEAGNGMTVNCSSGVFDLAFSWADGNWQLLGCTD; encoded by the coding sequence ATGCGTCGCTATGACGATCCCGTAGAGGTGCGCAGGGGAATGGTGGGCCAGGGCGACCGGCAGGTCGAGGCTCCCGAGCAGTTCCTCTGGCGCGGCACGTTGTGGAAGGTGCGCGAGGTCGTCGCGCACTGGGTGGAGACCGGTCCCTGGTGGCAGTCAGCCGGTGCTCGCGCCGTCGTCGGAACAGACGTCGCGGTCGAGGATCGACAGCGACTGTCGGTGCTCAGTGGTGACCTTCTTGCAGAACGCGAGATGTGGCGGGTCGAAGCCGGCAATGGGATGACGGTCAACTGCAGCAGCGGGGTCTTCGACCTGGCCTTCTCGTGGGCAGACGGCAACTGGCAGCTCCTGGGCTGCACGGACTGA
- a CDS encoding YbaK/EbsC family protein, giving the protein MADHPSIEKFAAALTEKGGRGEIVVLPDSVHTAALAAEALGCEVGAIANSLLFDSDGSPVLILTSGAHRVDTAKIEPVTGPLKRAKPDFVKTATGQVIGGVSPLGHPTRLPTYIDPWLRRHETVWAAAGHPAAVFSTTYDELVAMTGATELEVE; this is encoded by the coding sequence ATGGCCGACCACCCCTCCATCGAGAAGTTCGCCGCAGCCCTGACCGAGAAGGGCGGCCGGGGCGAGATCGTCGTACTCCCCGATTCGGTGCACACCGCGGCACTCGCCGCAGAGGCGCTGGGCTGCGAGGTGGGCGCGATCGCCAACAGCCTGCTCTTCGATTCCGACGGCTCCCCGGTGCTGATCCTGACCAGCGGCGCGCACCGGGTGGACACCGCGAAGATCGAACCGGTCACCGGTCCGCTGAAGCGCGCGAAGCCCGACTTCGTGAAGACCGCAACCGGTCAGGTGATCGGCGGGGTCTCTCCCCTCGGGCACCCCACTCGGCTGCCCACCTACATCGACCCGTGGCTGCGGCGGCACGAGACCGTCTGGGCGGCCGCCGGCCATCCCGCAGCAGTGTTCAGCACGACCTATGACGAACTGGTCGCGATGACCGGTGCGACCGAGCTCGAAGTGGAGTGA
- a CDS encoding DNA polymerase III subunit alpha: MPDPFVHLHVASGYSLQYGASHPHVLVERALEQEMDALALTDRDGTYGAVRFVKECARAGIRPVLGVDLAYSAAATDQAALLPGPEGNHRPGSQRRSPVRGGAFREQNLPRALFLASGKAGWASICRLVSATHLTGERGRPVATAELIAEHCGDDVIVLLGPGSTLGAAATARRPDRAREVLARWKGLVPRENLVVELVSHRLPGSNQGWGPGSSQHAARMAGAARDAGLTMVLTNAVRYADRLDAPTIDVLDAARTLVPLGSAGLSGGGPGGFRRNAEGFLKSGKQMHEIAEEICHLAGLSGDPAREARELLARTRATAERCALDPRADLGLGETHFPEFELTSRRGSGGGQTLGGADSTLRARCEAAIDWRYGNVARQRIWKRLDDELEMIRDLGYAPYFLTVGDVVAMIREMGVRAAARGSGAGSLVNYLLGISGVDPIRHGLLMERFLSPLRKDLPDIDIDVESARRLEVYDAILDRYGAERCVAVSMMETYRVRHAVRDVGAALGMPPGEIDAIAKAFPHIRARDARMALRELPELRASGFLQAQGGAGSEMFFGLVERLDGLPRHVAMHPCGVLLSDATLLDRTPVEASHAGYPMSQFDKDDVEDLGLLKLDVLGIRMQSAMAHALAEIKRVDDVEIDLDNEAEVPFDDDTTFEMISAAKTLGVFQIESPGQRELVGKSGIDSFDDIITDISLFRPGPVKSDMITPYLEAKQGWKMPSYLHDDLKPILSQTHGVVVFHEQVIEIIGQFGGVSYAEADEKRRALGKPDGMAQTKLWFFPRCLARGYSTRVAEQVWKILEAFASFGFCKAHAAAFALPTYQSAWLKAHWPAHFLAGVLTHDPGMYPKRLILDDARQLGITVLGLDVNRSGKEYTVEPVSSGSAYVAAGSPGPTRTGVDHGIRLALAEVKGINAGEVQRIVAARGEDEESPFQSLSDFWHRTNTSRPVVERLVLAGGFDDVYGIGATNDVRRRGSVTRRDLLLQVAELDRLARAGARSSTRGRGLTSKALTRTRTPQQQASARAEQAAARSSTDPLLREDAPGTERHALGRAGVWAQASAQSRAAAPPVPVTSVQLALDLGEGQEGEASGLPEMDSHDRMKAELEILGLDVSQHVVENYREFLDALGVVRSKDLLAQRKRSGILVAGVKVATQTPPIRSGRRVIFLTLDDSTGPVDATFFEDAQSSYASTVFGSWLLVVRGELRRTGRRGVSVRATGCWELPALHAAWYAGGLDAVQDLMDRTSDGADADRTNTDRAGSGQESNQPKRVLVHSSGFRMSPYADIRPAGGPTDNGKEIEVPRRLWHRSPGSAG, translated from the coding sequence GTGCCTGACCCGTTCGTCCATCTCCATGTCGCCTCCGGCTACTCACTCCAGTACGGCGCAAGCCACCCGCACGTGCTGGTCGAGCGTGCCCTGGAACAGGAGATGGATGCCCTTGCCCTGACCGACCGCGACGGCACCTATGGCGCGGTCCGGTTCGTGAAGGAGTGCGCCCGGGCCGGGATCCGCCCGGTGCTCGGGGTGGATCTCGCCTACTCGGCTGCGGCCACCGACCAGGCGGCGCTGCTGCCCGGGCCCGAAGGGAACCACCGACCCGGCAGTCAACGACGCAGCCCGGTGCGTGGAGGCGCGTTCCGTGAGCAGAACCTGCCCCGGGCGCTGTTCCTGGCCAGCGGGAAGGCCGGCTGGGCATCGATCTGCCGGCTGGTCTCAGCCACCCACCTGACCGGGGAACGGGGACGACCGGTGGCCACTGCGGAGCTGATCGCGGAGCACTGCGGCGACGACGTCATCGTCCTGCTCGGACCGGGATCCACCCTCGGGGCCGCGGCGACAGCACGTCGTCCCGATCGTGCCCGCGAGGTCCTGGCCCGCTGGAAGGGCCTGGTCCCACGGGAGAACCTCGTCGTCGAGCTCGTCTCCCACCGCCTCCCCGGGAGCAACCAGGGCTGGGGCCCCGGTTCGTCGCAGCACGCCGCTCGGATGGCGGGGGCTGCCCGCGACGCCGGACTGACGATGGTGCTGACCAACGCGGTCCGCTATGCCGACCGGCTCGACGCGCCCACCATCGACGTGCTCGACGCCGCCCGCACCCTGGTGCCCCTCGGCTCGGCGGGGCTCTCCGGCGGCGGACCGGGCGGTTTCCGGCGCAACGCCGAGGGCTTCCTCAAGTCCGGCAAGCAGATGCACGAGATCGCCGAGGAGATCTGCCACCTGGCCGGCCTGTCCGGCGACCCCGCACGGGAGGCGCGCGAGCTGCTCGCCCGCACCCGCGCCACTGCTGAGAGATGTGCACTCGACCCGCGAGCAGACCTGGGCCTGGGGGAGACCCACTTCCCGGAGTTCGAGCTGACCAGCCGGCGCGGGTCCGGGGGTGGCCAGACCCTGGGCGGTGCCGACTCGACGCTGCGGGCGCGGTGCGAGGCAGCGATCGACTGGCGCTACGGAAACGTGGCGCGGCAACGGATCTGGAAGCGGCTCGACGACGAGCTCGAGATGATCCGAGACCTCGGCTATGCGCCGTACTTCCTCACCGTGGGCGACGTGGTGGCGATGATCCGGGAGATGGGCGTGCGCGCTGCGGCCCGTGGCTCCGGGGCGGGCAGCCTGGTCAACTATCTCCTCGGGATCTCCGGGGTGGACCCGATCCGGCACGGACTGCTGATGGAGCGGTTCCTCTCGCCGTTGCGCAAGGACCTGCCGGACATCGACATCGACGTGGAGTCGGCGCGCCGGTTGGAGGTCTATGACGCGATCCTCGACAGGTACGGCGCCGAGCGCTGTGTGGCGGTCTCGATGATGGAGACCTACCGAGTGCGCCATGCGGTGCGTGACGTGGGGGCGGCGCTCGGCATGCCACCGGGTGAGATCGACGCGATCGCCAAGGCGTTCCCGCACATCCGCGCCCGGGACGCCCGGATGGCCCTGCGCGAGCTGCCGGAGCTGCGTGCCTCCGGGTTCCTCCAGGCGCAGGGAGGGGCAGGCTCTGAGATGTTCTTCGGTCTGGTCGAGCGGCTCGACGGGCTGCCCAGGCACGTCGCCATGCACCCGTGCGGGGTGCTGCTCTCGGACGCCACCCTGCTCGACCGTACCCCGGTCGAGGCCAGCCATGCGGGTTATCCGATGAGCCAGTTCGACAAGGACGACGTCGAGGACCTCGGCCTGCTCAAGCTCGACGTGCTGGGCATCCGGATGCAGTCCGCGATGGCGCACGCCCTGGCCGAGATCAAGCGGGTCGATGACGTCGAGATCGATCTCGACAACGAGGCGGAGGTGCCCTTCGACGACGACACGACCTTCGAGATGATCAGCGCGGCGAAGACCCTCGGTGTGTTCCAGATCGAGTCGCCCGGCCAGCGCGAGCTGGTCGGCAAGTCCGGCATCGACAGCTTCGACGACATCATCACCGACATCTCGCTCTTCCGGCCGGGTCCGGTCAAGAGCGACATGATCACGCCCTACCTGGAGGCCAAGCAGGGCTGGAAGATGCCGTCCTACCTGCACGATGACCTGAAGCCGATCCTGTCCCAGACCCACGGTGTGGTGGTCTTCCACGAGCAGGTCATCGAGATCATCGGCCAGTTCGGCGGAGTCAGCTATGCCGAGGCCGACGAGAAGCGGCGAGCCCTGGGCAAGCCCGACGGCATGGCGCAGACGAAGCTCTGGTTCTTCCCGCGCTGCCTGGCCCGTGGCTATTCGACCCGGGTCGCCGAGCAGGTCTGGAAGATCCTGGAGGCCTTTGCCTCCTTCGGTTTCTGCAAGGCGCATGCGGCCGCGTTCGCGCTGCCGACCTATCAGTCGGCCTGGCTCAAGGCCCACTGGCCGGCGCACTTCCTGGCCGGCGTGCTCACCCACGACCCGGGCATGTACCCCAAGAGACTGATCCTCGACGACGCCCGGCAGCTCGGGATCACCGTGCTCGGTCTCGACGTGAACCGGAGCGGCAAGGAATACACCGTCGAACCGGTCTCGAGCGGCTCCGCCTACGTCGCTGCTGGATCACCCGGACCCACCCGGACCGGTGTCGACCATGGGATCCGGCTCGCCCTGGCCGAGGTGAAGGGGATCAACGCCGGCGAGGTCCAGCGGATCGTCGCAGCCCGGGGCGAGGACGAGGAGAGTCCCTTCCAGTCGCTGAGTGACTTCTGGCATCGCACGAACACCTCACGACCGGTGGTCGAGCGACTGGTGCTGGCCGGCGGCTTCGACGACGTCTACGGCATCGGTGCCACCAACGACGTACGCCGTCGCGGCAGCGTGACGCGTCGTGACCTGCTCCTGCAGGTCGCCGAGCTCGATCGACTGGCCCGGGCCGGTGCCCGGTCGTCGACGCGTGGGCGCGGGCTCACCTCGAAGGCGCTCACCCGCACCCGGACCCCCCAGCAGCAGGCCTCGGCCCGTGCCGAGCAGGCAGCGGCGCGCAGCAGCACGGACCCACTGCTGCGCGAGGACGCCCCGGGCACCGAGCGCCATGCGCTGGGGCGCGCCGGGGTCTGGGCCCAGGCCTCCGCGCAGTCGCGGGCTGCCGCGCCACCGGTCCCGGTGACCAGTGTGCAGTTGGCTCTCGACCTCGGCGAGGGGCAGGAGGGAGAGGCCAGCGGGTTGCCGGAGATGGACTCGCATGACCGGATGAAGGCAGAGCTGGAGATCCTGGGACTCGACGTCAGTCAGCACGTCGTGGAGAACTATCGCGAGTTCCTCGATGCACTCGGCGTCGTGCGCAGCAAGGACCTGTTGGCCCAGCGGAAGCGCTCGGGGATCCTGGTCGCCGGGGTGAAGGTGGCCACCCAGACACCACCGATCCGTTCGGGGCGCCGGGTCATCTTTTTGACCCTGGACGACTCCACGGGGCCGGTCGACGCCACGTTCTTCGAGGACGCGCAGAGCTCCTACGCCTCCACGGTGTTCGGGTCCTGGCTGCTGGTCGTGCGCGGTGAGCTGCGCCGGACCGGCCGACGTGGGGTCTCGGTCCGGGCGACGGGCTGCTGGGAGCTGCCGGCACTGCACGCAGCGTGGTACGCCGGGGGACTCGACGCAGTGCAAGACCTGATGGACCGGACCAGCGATGGTGCCGACGCAGACAGGACCAACACAGACAGGGCTGGCTCCGGCCAGGAGTCGAACCAGCCGAAGCGGGTGCTGGTGCACAGCAGTGGTTTCCGGATGTCGCCCTAT